From a region of the Triticum aestivum cultivar Chinese Spring chromosome 7D, IWGSC CS RefSeq v2.1, whole genome shotgun sequence genome:
- the LOC123169447 gene encoding malate dehydrogenase, chloroplastic codes for MASSATISSVGAQAALVSKPRNRGISGLKASSSISFELGSSFLGKTGSLRASVTTRVAPKAKSVARILPEASYKVAVLGAAGGIGQPLGLLIKMSPLVSELRLYDIANVKGVAADLSHCNTPSQVMDFTGPAELASCLKGVDVVVIPAGVPRKPGMTRDDLFNINAGIVKSLIEAVADNCPEAFIHIISNPVNSTVPIAAEILKQKGVYNTKKLFGVSTLDVVRANTFVAQKKGLKLIDVDVPVVGGHAGITILPLLSKTRPSVTFTDEETEQLTKRIQNAGTEVVEAKAGAGSATLSMAYAAARFVESSLRALAGDPDVYECTYVQSELTELPFFASRVKIGKNGVESIISSDLEGITEYEANALEALKPELKASIEKGIEFAHKQQGAAASV; via the coding sequence ATGGCATCATCTGCTACCATCAGTTCAGTTGGCGCTCAGGCCGCTCTGGTTTCAAAGCCAAGGAATCGTGGCATCAGTGGCTTGAAGGCATCCTCATCAATTAGCTTCGAATTGGGATCCTCATTCCTGGGCAAGACCGGATCCCTTCGGGCATCTGTAACCACAAGGGTTGCGCCAAAGGCAAAGTCCGTGGCTCGGATACTACCGGAGGCATCTTACAAAGTGGCGGTACTTGGTGCTGCTGGGGGCATCGGCCAACCATTGGGCCTGTTGATCAAGATGTCTCCTCTGGTCTCAGAACTGCGCCTGTATGATATTGCAAATGTCAAGGGAGTTGCTGCTGATCTCAGCCACTGCAACACACCTTCTCAGGTCATGGACTTCACTGGCCCTGCGGAATTGGCCAGCTGCTTGAAAGGTGTGGATGTTGTTGTCATCCCCGCCGGGGTCCCAAGAAAGCCAGGGATGACTCGTGATGACCTTTTTAACATCAATGCGGGCATCGTCAAGTCACTTATCGAGGCTGTTGCGGACAATTGCCCTGAGGCCTTTATCCATATTATCAGCAACCCAGTCAACTCCACAGTGCCGATTGCTGCTGAGATTCTGAAGCAGAAGGGTGTCTACAATACCAAGAAGCTTTTTGGGGTTTCGACCCTAGATGTTGTCAGAGCTAACACATTTGTAGCTCAGAAGAAGGGCCTCAAGCTCATTGATGTTGATGTCCCAGTTGTTGGTGGTCATGCTGGAATTACAATCCTGCCTTTGTTGTCAAAGACGAGGCCATCTGTCACCTTCACGGACGAGGAAACTGAACAGCTGACGAAGAGGATACAGAACGCTGGgacagaggtggtggaggcgaaAGCGGGTGCTGGATCTGCTACCCTATCCATGGCTTATGCCGCTGCCAGATTTGTTGAGTCTTCACTCCGTGCACTGGCTGGTGATCCAGATGTTTATGAGTGCACGTATGTTCAGTCTGAGTTAACTGAGCTGCCATTCTTTGCGTCCAGAGTTAAGATTGGCAAGAATGGTGTTGAGTCCATCATTTCTTCGGACCTGGAGGGAATAACTGAGTACGAGGCCAATGCACTCGAGGCATTGAAGCCTGAGCTAAAGGCCAGCATCGAGAAGGGCATCGAGTTTGCACACAAACAGCAGGGAGCCGCCGCATCTGTTTGA
- the LOC123169446 gene encoding pentatricopeptide repeat-containing protein At5g27110, with amino-acid sequence MQSGSKFVKIIVPARRLSGSISGTTVGSSKKVCGAEKLALLVQSCADVRSLKKLHARVLAHGLGWDVILGSKILGLYAHLGALPDSRLVFQSIVNGDLALWNSAMVDYFRAGYVEEVILLYRRLKLHQFCLNEKTITFGLKSCTQLRNLLLGKGMHADSLKLGLSGDKFVGSSLVGLYSKLGKIDDSQRVFEEIFDKDIVAYTSMISAYSDVVDSSAWNAFKIASEMIRNNLEVNRVTLVSLLQVAGNLEAFRLGKSMHCYAIRRGIGVSDEVLETSLVDMYARCGAYQLAYALLNNSKGTVASWNAVLSGLTRTQESRDAIQYFSVMLHHHKVTPDSVTFANVLSACTELCYCGYAASIHAYLIRRTIAVDLVLATALIEVYSKCKRVVRSRHLFDQLTVKDAVSYNVMIHGYLQNGLADEATTLLNDMMKECIAPNSATVVCLLTAFADQRDLIRGRWIHGFAIRHGFSSDADIANQILHMYSICREIVATKIVFDSLEKKNLFSWTAMMKGYLSFGRADEVVQLCHLMQQHGEKPDSVTLMYAVQAVSELGHLKGVKEIQCFVYHASMEKDTITANSLITAYAKCGRLDLSEALFFSMEHKNLDSWNAMISAYGMHGFYLKVLEMFQQMEDEKIKPDELTFTSVLSACSHAGLVKEGWCIFQSMISLYSVHPQEEHYGCIVDLLGRAGHLEEGYKFIKLLSLTDKSSMYCALLSACKTYGNTLLGHIISKELLEHGPQDPGTYALISEVYAQEGQWNESANLRASANGSDSKKLPGSSLMESV; translated from the coding sequence ATGCAGTCTGGTTCAAAGTTCGTTAAGATTATAGTGCCGGCTAGGAGGCTATCAGGATCTATCAGTGGCACAACTGTGGGTTCTAGTAAGAAGGTATGCGGTGCTGAAAAGCTTGCTCTGCTGGTCCAAAGCTGTGCAGATGTTCGGTCTCTAAAGAAGCTGCATGCTCGTGTTTTGGCACACGGGCTTGGCTGGGATGTGATCCTTGGGTCTAAGATTCTTGGCTTGTATGCACATTTAGGTGCCTTGCCCGATTCAAGGCTTGTTTTTCAGAGTATTGTGAATGGTGATCTTGCCCTATGGAATTCTGCCATGGTTGATTATTTCCGAGCTGGTTACGTGGAGGAAGTTATTCTTTTGTACAGGAGGCTGAAGTTGCATCAGTTTTGTTTGAATGAGAAAACTATTACATTTGGTTTGAAGAGCTGCACTCAGCTCAGGAATTTGTTATTGGGCAAAGGAATGCATGCAGATTCACTGAAGCTTGGCCTGAGTGGGGATAAATTTGTCGGTTCCTCGCTGGTTGGGTTATACTCCAAGCTTGGCAAGATTGATGATTCACAGCGAGTGTTTGAAGAGATCTTTGATAAGGATATTGTTGCTTACACTTCAATGATCTCTGCCTATTCTGATGTAGTGGATTCATCTGCATGGAATGCATTCAAAATTGCCAGTGAAATGATAAGGAATAACTTGGAAGTAAACCGTGTGACACTAGTAAGCTTATTGCAAGTTGCTGGGAATTTGGAAGCCTTCCGACTGGGTAAATCAATGCACTGCTATGCCATAAGGAGAGGCATTGGCGTCTCAGATGAAGTCCTAGAGACAAGCCTTGTTGACATGTATGCTCGATGTGGAGCTTATCAATTAGCATATGCTCTTTTGAACAATTCAAAGGGAACCGTGGCTTCGTGGAACGCTGTGCTTTCTGGTCTTACTAGAACTCAAGAGAGTAGGGATGCAATCCAGTATTTTTCTGTTATGCTGCATCATCATAAAGTAACTCCAGATTCAGTAACCTTTGCAAATGTGCTTTCTGCTTGTACTGAATTATGCTATTGTGGCTATGCTGCTAGTATCCATGCCTACTTGATCAGAAGAACTATAGCTGTGGATCTTGTTTTGGCCACTGCTCTTATCGAGGTGTACTCCAAGTGCAAAAGAGTTGTGAGATCCAGGCATCTCTTTGATCAACTGACGGTTAAAGATGCAGTCTCCTATAACGTGATGATACATGGTTATCTGCAAAACGGCCTGGCAGATGAAGCCACCACATTACTCAATGACATGATGAAAGAATGTATTGCACCAAATTCTGCAACTGTTGTTTGCCTGCTCACAGCTTTTGCTGATCAAAGGGATTTAATAAGAGGAAGGTGGATTCACGGATTTGCAATTAGACATGGCTTTTCTTCAGATGCGGACATTGCAAATCAAATTCTGCATATGTATTCAATTTGCAGAGAAATTGTCGCAACAAAGATTGTATTTGACTCATTGGAAAAGAAAAACTTGTTTTCATGGACAGCCATGATGAAGGGGTACTTATCTTTTGGGCGTGCAGATGAGGTTGTTCAATTATGTCACTTAATGCAGCAACACGGGGAGAAGCCCGATTCTGTCACTCTTATGTATGCAGTTCAGGCTGTTTCTGAGCTTGGACATCTGAAGGGTGTAAAAGAAATTCAatgctttgtttaccatgcctccatGGAGAAAGATACGATTACCGCAAATTCTTTGATAACTGCATATGCTAAATGTGGAAGGTTGGATTTGTCAGAAGCTCTTTTCTTCAGTATGGAACACAAAAACCTGGATTCATGGAATGCGATGATCAGTGCTTATGGGATGCATGGATTTTATCTTAAGGTTCTTGAAATGTTTCAGCAAATGGAAGATGAAAAAATTAAACCTGATGAGTTAACATTCACTTCTGTGCTTTCTGCCTGCAGTCATGCTGGCCTTGTTAAGGAGGGTTGGTGTATTTTTCAGTCAATGATTTCACTGTATTCAGTTCATCCACAAGAAGAGCACTATGGTTGCATAGTTGACTTATTGGGTCGGGCAGGACATTTAGAAGAAGGATACAAATTTATAAAGCTATTGTCGTTGACTGATAAATCAAGCATGTATTGTGCTCTCCTCTCTGCTTGCAAAACATATGGAAATACACTGCTTGGGCATATTATAAGCAAAGAGCTCCTTGAGCACGGACCACAGGACCCAGGTACTTATGCTTTGATTTCAGAAGTGTATGCACAGGAAGGACAGTGGAATGAATCTGCTAATTTAAGGGCTAGCGCTAACGGAAGTGATTCGAAGAAACTTCCTGGCTCTAGTTTGATGGAATCAGTCTAG